TCGGTGAACACTTGAATCTCGCGCCCTTCCACCCAGGTGGAGTCTGCGCGCGACAGAAGCCCGACCGGCCGGCCGCGGGCCTCGGACGCCCGCTCGGCGGCTGCCTGGGCCACCGGTGCCTGCGCGGGATGCCAGACAAGAAGGGGCGAACGGGCGGTGCCGCGCACCGCCCATCGGCCGGCGGAATTCAGGCAGCGCACATCGCGGGCATGCGATCCGCCGTGCGGCTCCGATGCCGATGTCGTCGGCTGATGGTCCGCGAGGGACAGGAGCAGGTAGTGTTCGAGTGGCATCAGTGCGTCAGATTTCGGGAGCCATCGATTGTCACCGCAGGGCCGCTTCGATCACGCTGGCTTAGGATTGCCTCATGTTCGCCGCCGCCATCTTCGACATGGACGGGCTGCTCATCGATTCGGAACGGCCCATCATGGCCGCCTGGATCGAAGCGGCCCGAACGCTCGACATCGAGCTTTCACAGAGCCACTACCTGCAGGTAGTGGGCCTGGCTACTGCAGAGTCCGAGGTGATTCTGGGCACGCTGCTCGGCGGGCCCGAGGCCTATCGGCACGCCATCGCGCACGTCCGCAAGCGGCTGCAGCTGCAGCGCGCGGACGGCCTTCCGCTGTTTCCCATCAAGCCCGGCGCGGCCGAATTCCTGGGCGCGCTGCGGCAGCGCGGAACGCGCTGTGCCGTGGCGTCGTCGTCGACCAGCGGGCAGATCCAGGCCTGCCTCGGCAGCCTCGACGTGCTCCATCATTTCGAGGCCTTTGCGGGCGGCGACGAGGTGGCGCGCGCCAAGCCCGATCCGGCGCTCTACCTGCTTGCGGCCTCGCGCCTCGGCGTCGATCCGGCGGAATGCGTGGCCTTCGAGGACAGCGAGAACGGCGCCAAGGCTGCGCTGGCGGCGGGCCTGCGGGTGGTGATCGTTCCCGATCTCAAGCACCCGCCCACCGCGATCGTCGAGCAGGCGCTGCATGTGCTCGATTCGCTGCACGATGCCATGGCGCATGTGCCGCGCTGGTTTCCCGTGCCGCTCGCGTAGTTCGGGTTCAGAGCACTTCGTCGCGCAGCTGCGGAAACACCTTCGACACCTTGGCGAGCAGGTAGTCGCCGTAGCGGCCGTTGAAGGCGTGCACGTTGGCGCGGTCCCAGCGCTCGGCGCTGTCGTCGCGCGCCTGGGCACCCGCCAGGCCCTCGATGGGCTGCACGCGCGCTTCGAAGTCCGGATCGAAGAATAGCGGGAACGAGAGCCGGTCGCGCCCCGAGGTGTTGCGCTTCACGCGGTGCGGTGTCGACTTGTAGAGCCCCCCGGTCATGCGGTCGAGCATGTCGCCGATGTTGCAGACGAAGGAGCCCGGAATCGGCGGCGCGTCGATCCAGCCACCGGGCGTGTGCACGGCGAGGCCGCCCACGTCGTCCTGGTGCAGGATGGTGAGCAGGCCGTAGTCGGTGTGCTCGCCCACGCCCCATTGCACGTCGAGCCCTTCGGGCACGGGCTGCGAGGGGTAGTTGAAGAGCCGGAACAGGATCAGCGGGTCGGCCGTGTAGCGCTCGGCAAAATACGCCGCCGGCAGGCCGAGGCTCAGCGCAATGCCTTCCATCAACCGGTGGCCCAGCTGCGTGACGGCGGCCATGTAGTCGAGGATGGTTTCGCGAAAACCCGGCAGGTCGGGAAACAGGTTCGGACCGTGCACCGGCGTCTTCGCCTGCACCCGCGGATGCGACGCGGGCAGCTCGGTGCCAAGGTAAAGGCCTTCCTTCCAGTCGGGCCGGCCCGAGGTGAGTTCGCCGCCGAGCGGAAAGTAGCCGCGCCAGGCGCGCCCGCCCAGGGCCATGCGCCATTGCATCTTTGTCTCTGTGGGCAGTTCGAAGAATCGACGGCTCAGATCTTCGAGCCGCTGCACCAGCGCCGCGTCGACGCCGTGACTGGTGACATAGAAGAAGCCGTGCGCGCGGCAGGCGGCGCCGATCTGCGCGGCCACATCGTCGCGCCCGGGCGCGCCGGCCACGAGCGCCGCGACGTCGATCACGGGAAGCTTCTGCGTGTCGGTCATGGTCGTGAGGAGCATGTCACACGTCGCGCGCGAACGGCGAGCGGATGTCCGAAAGAAACTGCTGCGCACGCGGATGCCGCGGCCGGTTGAAGAAGTCGTCGGGCGTCGCGCGTTCGAGCACCTTGCCCTCGTCCATGAAGAGCACGCGGTCGGCCACCTCGCGCGCAAAGCCCATCTCGTGCGTCACGCAGACCATGGTCATGCCGTCGCGCGTCAGGTCGCGCATCACCAGCAGCACCTCGCCCACCATCTCGGGATCGAGCGCGCTGGTGGGCTCGTCGAACAGCATCAGCGGCGGCTGCATGGCGAGTGCGCGCGCGATCGCTACGCGCTGCTGCTGGCCGCCCGACAGTTCGCTCGGCCACGCATTCGCCTTGCTGGCCAAGCCCACGCGCTGCAGCAAGGCCATCGCGCGCTCGTCGGCCTCCTTGCGCGAGAGGCCGCGCAGCTGCATTGGCGCCATCGTGCAGTTCTGCAGCACCGTGAGGTGCGGGAACAGGTTGAACTGCTGGAACACGAAGCCGATGCGCGAGCGGAACGCGTTCACGTCGGTGCCCGGCGCATGGATGTCCTTGCCTTCGATGAGGATGCGGCCCGACTGGATCGGCTCCAGCCGGTTCAGGGTGCGGATCAGCGTCGACTTGCCCGAGCCCGAAGGGCCGCACACCACGACCACTTCGCCCTTGCGGATGGTCTCGTCGATGTCGACCAATGCCTGGTAGCTGCCGTACCACTTGTTGACGTTCTGCAGTTCGATCATGCGGATACCTTAGGAGCCGAAGCGGAATTGGCCACAGAGATGCCGCGCCGCGCGAGCCGGCGTTCGAGCCAGTAGGCGAAGCGCGACAGGCCGAAGCACAGGATGAAGTAGGTCAGGCCCAGGATCAGGTAGATCTGCGCGGGCTTGGTGAACACCTGCGTGTTGATCTGCGTCGCGATGAACGACACCTCGGCCAGCCCGATGATGTAGCCGAGCGAGGTTTCCTTGATGGTCGAGACGAACTGGTTCACCAGCGAGGGCAGCATGCTGCGCAGCGCCTGCGGCAGCACCACGAGGCGCATCGCGCGGCCATAGTCCAGGCCCAGCGCGCGGGCGGTTTCCATCTGGCCGCGCGGCAGGCCCTGGATGCCGGCGCGCACGATCTCGGCCAGGTAGGCCGCATCGAACACCACGAGTGCGATCAGCATGGTGGTGAACTGGTCGGTCTTCACGCCCGTCACGCTCGGCAGGAAGAAATAGGCCCAGAAGATCACCATCAGCAAGGGGAGGCCGCGCACCACGAAGACGAAGCCTGTCACTGGCCAGCGCAGCCAGCGCCACGGGCTCACGCGCGCCAGGCCAAGCACGATGCCCAGCGGCAATGCGAGCACCAGCCCGCAGGAGGCGAGCAGCAGCGTCAGCACGAGACCGCCCAGCGGCCCGTTCGGGTACTGCCCGATGAGGAAGTAGACCCAGTAGTCGTTGATGATTTCCAGCATCTGGTCGACGGCTCTAGATGGTTCTTACCGGAAAGCGGTGGTGATACCAGGTGGCCAGCCCCGTGATCGCGAGCGACACCGACAGGTACGCCGCGCTCGCGAATGCGAACGACTCGAAGCTGCGGAAGGTGGCGCTCTCGACCTGCCCGGCCTGGTACATCAGCTCGGCCACGCCGATCACGGTGGCGATCGAGGTGTTCTTCCACAGGCTCAGCGTCTGCGAGATGAGCGGCGGCACCGTCACGCGCAGCGCCTGCGGCAGCACCACGCGGCGCATCGTGCCCAGGAAGCCGAAGCCCAGCGCACGGCCGGCCTCGAACTGCACCGTCGGAATCGCGCGGATGCCGCTGCGAATGTCTTCCGCCATGAACGCGGCCGTGTAGAGCGAAAGCGCAATGATGGCGCTGTAGGCCTCGATGTGCCCCGCATAGAGCCATTGCTTGATCCCTTCGGGCAGCAGCTCTGGCGCGCCGAAGTACCAGAACAGCATGTGCGCGAGCAACGGGATGTTGCGGATCGATTCCACGTAAGCAAAGCCCAGCCAGCGCAGCGGCGCGAGCGGCGAAAGACGCAGCAGCGCCACCACCAGCGCGATCGGCAGCGCCAGCACGAGCGAGGCCGCGAGCAGCTGCAGCGACAGCCACAGGCCCGCGACCAGCATGTCGTGGTACTTGCCGGTCAGCAGCAACGAGTAGTCGAACAGGGGCATGGGGGGCGACAGTATCACCGCCGCGGGGGGCTTGGCTCCCTCCCCTTCCGGGGGAGGGTTGGGATGGGGGCACGGCGGCGATCGATGCGTCGCAGCCTGTGCAAACGCCGCTTGCCCCCATCCCG
This genomic window from Variovorax paradoxus contains:
- a CDS encoding amino acid ABC transporter permease, with the protein product MLEIINDYWVYFLIGQYPNGPLGGLVLTLLLASCGLVLALPLGIVLGLARVSPWRWLRWPVTGFVFVVRGLPLLMVIFWAYFFLPSVTGVKTDQFTTMLIALVVFDAAYLAEIVRAGIQGLPRGQMETARALGLDYGRAMRLVVLPQALRSMLPSLVNQFVSTIKETSLGYIIGLAEVSFIATQINTQVFTKPAQIYLILGLTYFILCFGLSRFAYWLERRLARRGISVANSASAPKVSA
- a CDS encoding isopenicillin N synthase family dioxygenase; the encoded protein is MLLTTMTDTQKLPVIDVAALVAGAPGRDDVAAQIGAACRAHGFFYVTSHGVDAALVQRLEDLSRRFFELPTETKMQWRMALGGRAWRGYFPLGGELTSGRPDWKEGLYLGTELPASHPRVQAKTPVHGPNLFPDLPGFRETILDYMAAVTQLGHRLMEGIALSLGLPAAYFAERYTADPLILFRLFNYPSQPVPEGLDVQWGVGEHTDYGLLTILHQDDVGGLAVHTPGGWIDAPPIPGSFVCNIGDMLDRMTGGLYKSTPHRVKRNTSGRDRLSFPLFFDPDFEARVQPIEGLAGAQARDDSAERWDRANVHAFNGRYGDYLLAKVSKVFPQLRDEVL
- a CDS encoding HAD family hydrolase, which encodes MFAAAIFDMDGLLIDSERPIMAAWIEAARTLDIELSQSHYLQVVGLATAESEVILGTLLGGPEAYRHAIAHVRKRLQLQRADGLPLFPIKPGAAEFLGALRQRGTRCAVASSSTSGQIQACLGSLDVLHHFEAFAGGDEVARAKPDPALYLLAASRLGVDPAECVAFEDSENGAKAALAAGLRVVIVPDLKHPPTAIVEQALHVLDSLHDAMAHVPRWFPVPLA
- a CDS encoding amino acid ABC transporter ATP-binding protein, which codes for MIELQNVNKWYGSYQALVDIDETIRKGEVVVVCGPSGSGKSTLIRTLNRLEPIQSGRILIEGKDIHAPGTDVNAFRSRIGFVFQQFNLFPHLTVLQNCTMAPMQLRGLSRKEADERAMALLQRVGLASKANAWPSELSGGQQQRVAIARALAMQPPLMLFDEPTSALDPEMVGEVLLVMRDLTRDGMTMVCVTHEMGFAREVADRVLFMDEGKVLERATPDDFFNRPRHPRAQQFLSDIRSPFARDV
- a CDS encoding amino acid ABC transporter permease, with protein sequence MPLFDYSLLLTGKYHDMLVAGLWLSLQLLAASLVLALPIALVVALLRLSPLAPLRWLGFAYVESIRNIPLLAHMLFWYFGAPELLPEGIKQWLYAGHIEAYSAIIALSLYTAAFMAEDIRSGIRAIPTVQFEAGRALGFGFLGTMRRVVLPQALRVTVPPLISQTLSLWKNTSIATVIGVAELMYQAGQVESATFRSFESFAFASAAYLSVSLAITGLATWYHHRFPVRTI